One window of Medicago truncatula cultivar Jemalong A17 chromosome 2, MtrunA17r5.0-ANR, whole genome shotgun sequence genomic DNA carries:
- the LOC25480139 gene encoding histone-lysine N-methyltransferase ASHR3 isoform X2: protein MLDSGNLAPSPPLSAPCSVTDAAPAAPNAASGSSDNGSSAYARVLKRTRGSLRKTDKHKSLWDRLTDPQSLPFLVAASKMVECCFCHHALCPEDELLCSVRGCAARYHKECAKQAVGVSNLKKFKCPQHVCFICKQKLNLLRCVRCTVAFHTKCAPWPEAVIRLEDHPGQAVCWRHSDWRLDKKPDTSTSDISEVFCRLPLPFANEEFKIDFTWKDMDNKMEPPPYTHIRRNMYLVKKKRSDVDDDVGCTNCSSTCSNDCVCRVQCISCSKACRCSENCSNRPFRREKQIRIVKTEFCGWGVEAVETIEKGEFIIEYIGEVIDDALCEQRLWDMKYKGVQNFYMCEIRKDFTIDATFKGNTSRFLNHSCDPNCVLEKWQVDGETRIGVFAGRSIEVGEPLTYDYRFVQFGAEVKCCCGSPKCQGFLGSKKKIGKVINLCWGAKRKRTSCPRAANAADLPKYYM from the exons ATGCTAGATTCGGGGAACTTAGCACCGTCTCCGCCTCTCTCGGCACCATGCTCCGTTACGGATGCTGCCCCCGCTGCCCCCAATGCCGCCTCTGGTTCTTCTGACAATGGCTCCTCTGCCTATGCTAGGGTTTTAAAGAGGACTCGGGGTTCTCTCCGTAAAACAGACAAACACAAGAGTTTGTGGGATCGCCTTACAGATCCTCAATCTCTTCCTTTTCTCGTTGCTGCTTCGAAGATG gtTGAATGTTGTTTCTGCCACCATGCTTTGTGTCCTGAGGATGAGCTGTTGTGTTCTGTTCGTGGATGTGCTGCTCGCTATCATAAAGAATGTGCTAAACAAGCTGTTGGGGTTTCAAATCTCAAGAAATTCAAGTGTCCGCAACAT GTGTGCTTCATTTGCAAGCAAAAGTTGAATTTGTTGCGGTGTGTCCGTTGCACGGTGGCTTTCCATACTAAATGTGCACCATGGCCAGAAGCCGTGATCCGTCTGGAAGATCATCCTGGGCAAGCTGTTTGTTGGAGACATTCTGATTGGCGCCTGGACAAAAAG CCTGATACTTCAACAAGTGACATTTCG GAAGTATTTTGTCGTTTGCCTCTTCCTTTTGCTAACGAGGAATTCAAGATTGACTTCACTTGGAAAGACATGGACAATAAGATGGAGCCACCACCATACACACACATAAGGCGCA ACATGTACCTAGTGAAGAAAAAGCGTagtgatgttgatgatgatgttgggTGCACCAACTGCAGTTCTACTTGCTCTAATGATTGTGTATGCAG GGTTCAATGCATAAGCTGCTCAAAGGCTTGTCGGTGCTCTGAAAATTGTAGTAATCGGCCATTTCGAAGGGAAAAACAAATCAGGATTGTCAAG ACTGAGTTTTGTGGATGGGGAGTTGAGGCTGTTGAAACAATTGAGAAAGGAGAGTTTATAATTGAGTATATTGGAGAAG TTATTGATGATGCTTTATGTGAACAAAGGCTTTGGGACATGAAATATAAGGGTGTGCAGAATTTTTATATGTGTGAGATTCGGAAAGACTTCACAATAGATGCAACTTTCAAAGGAAATACATCACGCTTTTTAAACCATAGCTGTGATCCGAATTGTGTTTTGGAGAAGTG GCAAGTAGATGGTGAAACACGCATTGGTGTATTTGCTGGTCGTTCAATAGAAGTTGGAGAGCCATTGACATACGATTACAG ATTTGTGCAATTTGGTGCAGAGGTTAAGTGCTGCTGCGGTTCCCCAAAATGTCAAGGATTTCTaggttcaaaaaagaaaattggcaAAGTAATAAACCTCTGTTGGGGCGCAAAACGTAAGCGAACTTCTTGCCCTAGGGCAGCAAATGCTGCTGATTTGCCAAAGTATTATATGTAG
- the LOC25480139 gene encoding histone-lysine N-methyltransferase ASHR3 isoform X1, with protein sequence MLDSGNLAPSPPLSAPCSVTDAAPAAPNAASGSSDNGSSAYARVLKRTRGSLRKTDKHKSLWDRLTDPQSLPFLVAASKMVECCFCHHALCPEDELLCSVRGCAARYHKECAKQAVGVSNLKKFKCPQHVCFICKQKLNLLRCVRCTVAFHTKCAPWPEAVIRLEDHPGQAVCWRHSDWRLDKKEQPDTSTSDISEVFCRLPLPFANEEFKIDFTWKDMDNKMEPPPYTHIRRNMYLVKKKRSDVDDDVGCTNCSSTCSNDCVCRVQCISCSKACRCSENCSNRPFRREKQIRIVKTEFCGWGVEAVETIEKGEFIIEYIGEVIDDALCEQRLWDMKYKGVQNFYMCEIRKDFTIDATFKGNTSRFLNHSCDPNCVLEKWQVDGETRIGVFAGRSIEVGEPLTYDYRFVQFGAEVKCCCGSPKCQGFLGSKKKIGKVINLCWGAKRKRTSCPRAANAADLPKYYM encoded by the exons ATGCTAGATTCGGGGAACTTAGCACCGTCTCCGCCTCTCTCGGCACCATGCTCCGTTACGGATGCTGCCCCCGCTGCCCCCAATGCCGCCTCTGGTTCTTCTGACAATGGCTCCTCTGCCTATGCTAGGGTTTTAAAGAGGACTCGGGGTTCTCTCCGTAAAACAGACAAACACAAGAGTTTGTGGGATCGCCTTACAGATCCTCAATCTCTTCCTTTTCTCGTTGCTGCTTCGAAGATG gtTGAATGTTGTTTCTGCCACCATGCTTTGTGTCCTGAGGATGAGCTGTTGTGTTCTGTTCGTGGATGTGCTGCTCGCTATCATAAAGAATGTGCTAAACAAGCTGTTGGGGTTTCAAATCTCAAGAAATTCAAGTGTCCGCAACAT GTGTGCTTCATTTGCAAGCAAAAGTTGAATTTGTTGCGGTGTGTCCGTTGCACGGTGGCTTTCCATACTAAATGTGCACCATGGCCAGAAGCCGTGATCCGTCTGGAAGATCATCCTGGGCAAGCTGTTTGTTGGAGACATTCTGATTGGCGCCTGGACAAAAAG GAGCAGCCTGATACTTCAACAAGTGACATTTCG GAAGTATTTTGTCGTTTGCCTCTTCCTTTTGCTAACGAGGAATTCAAGATTGACTTCACTTGGAAAGACATGGACAATAAGATGGAGCCACCACCATACACACACATAAGGCGCA ACATGTACCTAGTGAAGAAAAAGCGTagtgatgttgatgatgatgttgggTGCACCAACTGCAGTTCTACTTGCTCTAATGATTGTGTATGCAG GGTTCAATGCATAAGCTGCTCAAAGGCTTGTCGGTGCTCTGAAAATTGTAGTAATCGGCCATTTCGAAGGGAAAAACAAATCAGGATTGTCAAG ACTGAGTTTTGTGGATGGGGAGTTGAGGCTGTTGAAACAATTGAGAAAGGAGAGTTTATAATTGAGTATATTGGAGAAG TTATTGATGATGCTTTATGTGAACAAAGGCTTTGGGACATGAAATATAAGGGTGTGCAGAATTTTTATATGTGTGAGATTCGGAAAGACTTCACAATAGATGCAACTTTCAAAGGAAATACATCACGCTTTTTAAACCATAGCTGTGATCCGAATTGTGTTTTGGAGAAGTG GCAAGTAGATGGTGAAACACGCATTGGTGTATTTGCTGGTCGTTCAATAGAAGTTGGAGAGCCATTGACATACGATTACAG ATTTGTGCAATTTGGTGCAGAGGTTAAGTGCTGCTGCGGTTCCCCAAAATGTCAAGGATTTCTaggttcaaaaaagaaaattggcaAAGTAATAAACCTCTGTTGGGGCGCAAAACGTAAGCGAACTTCTTGCCCTAGGGCAGCAAATGCTGCTGATTTGCCAAAGTATTATATGTAG
- the LOC25480139 gene encoding histone-lysine N-methyltransferase ASHR3 isoform X3, with protein MLDSGNLAPSPPLSAPCSVTDAAPAAPNAASGSSDNGSSAYARVLKRTRGSLRKTDKHKSLWDRLTDPQSLPFLVAASKMVECCFCHHALCPEDELLCSVRGCAARYHKECAKQAVGVSNLKKFKCPQHVCFICKQKLNLLRCVRCTVAFHTKCAPWPEAVIRLEDHPGQAVCWRHSDWRLDKKEQPDTSTSDISEVFCRLPLPFANEEFKIDFTWKDMDNKMEPPPYTHIRRNMYLVKKKRSDVDDDVGCTNCSSTCSNDCVCRVQCISCSKACRCSENCSNRPFRREKQIRIVKTEFCGWGVEAVETIEKGEFIIEYIGEVIDDALCEQRLWDMKYKGVQNFYMCEIRKDFTIDATFKGNTSRFLNHSCDPNCVLEKWQVDGETRIGVFAGRSIEVGEPLTYDYSFQQYVELELPIYSSRIFQQ; from the exons ATGCTAGATTCGGGGAACTTAGCACCGTCTCCGCCTCTCTCGGCACCATGCTCCGTTACGGATGCTGCCCCCGCTGCCCCCAATGCCGCCTCTGGTTCTTCTGACAATGGCTCCTCTGCCTATGCTAGGGTTTTAAAGAGGACTCGGGGTTCTCTCCGTAAAACAGACAAACACAAGAGTTTGTGGGATCGCCTTACAGATCCTCAATCTCTTCCTTTTCTCGTTGCTGCTTCGAAGATG gtTGAATGTTGTTTCTGCCACCATGCTTTGTGTCCTGAGGATGAGCTGTTGTGTTCTGTTCGTGGATGTGCTGCTCGCTATCATAAAGAATGTGCTAAACAAGCTGTTGGGGTTTCAAATCTCAAGAAATTCAAGTGTCCGCAACAT GTGTGCTTCATTTGCAAGCAAAAGTTGAATTTGTTGCGGTGTGTCCGTTGCACGGTGGCTTTCCATACTAAATGTGCACCATGGCCAGAAGCCGTGATCCGTCTGGAAGATCATCCTGGGCAAGCTGTTTGTTGGAGACATTCTGATTGGCGCCTGGACAAAAAG GAGCAGCCTGATACTTCAACAAGTGACATTTCG GAAGTATTTTGTCGTTTGCCTCTTCCTTTTGCTAACGAGGAATTCAAGATTGACTTCACTTGGAAAGACATGGACAATAAGATGGAGCCACCACCATACACACACATAAGGCGCA ACATGTACCTAGTGAAGAAAAAGCGTagtgatgttgatgatgatgttgggTGCACCAACTGCAGTTCTACTTGCTCTAATGATTGTGTATGCAG GGTTCAATGCATAAGCTGCTCAAAGGCTTGTCGGTGCTCTGAAAATTGTAGTAATCGGCCATTTCGAAGGGAAAAACAAATCAGGATTGTCAAG ACTGAGTTTTGTGGATGGGGAGTTGAGGCTGTTGAAACAATTGAGAAAGGAGAGTTTATAATTGAGTATATTGGAGAAG TTATTGATGATGCTTTATGTGAACAAAGGCTTTGGGACATGAAATATAAGGGTGTGCAGAATTTTTATATGTGTGAGATTCGGAAAGACTTCACAATAGATGCAACTTTCAAAGGAAATACATCACGCTTTTTAAACCATAGCTGTGATCCGAATTGTGTTTTGGAGAAGTG GCAAGTAGATGGTGAAACACGCATTGGTGTATTTGCTGGTCGTTCAATAGAAGTTGGAGAGCCATTGACATACGATTACAG CTTCCAACAGTATGTAGAGCTTGAACTCCCAATTTACTCGTCGAGAATCTTCCAACAGTGA